Within the Acidipropionibacterium acidipropionici genome, the region GCCACCTGGGGCCACCGGCTCAGACCATGCGTCGCAGGAACGGCGTCGGCCACGCTCCGAGAGCGAGCACCGACACGATCATCTGGACCAGCCCGCTGGCGAAATACACCCCGTGCAGTGGCGACCAGGCGAGGATCACGGCCAGCTCCACGAAGATCCAGATGAGCATCGCCGTTCCGGCGGCGGCGTGCATGCCCCAGGCCAGAACGAAGTGCCCGTACTGGGCGATCAGGGCCACCGCCTGCATGCCGCCGACCACGACACCGAGGATGATGCCGGGCCCCAGGTACGAGGAGAATCCCGTACCGTCCAGCCACTCGATCGGGAATCCGAGCCCTCCGCCGAGCGTGAGCCCGGCCATTCCGGCCAGCGCCGAGAGCAGGTTGAACCACGCGACGACAGCAAGACATACCCGCAGTGAGCGAGGGGGTGTGGACGGTGCCATGGGCGAATCCTATGGCCGCGCCGGGCCCTTCATCGCTGCTCGTCGTGCTTGCGCGCCCGGATGGCCTCCCACTCGGCGATCTTCTGGCCGATCACCTGCTCGTAGCCGTTGCCAGTGGGCCGGTACAGCTTCTGGTGCTCCATCCCGTCGGGGAAGTAGTCGGCCCCGGAGAACCCGGTCTCGGTGTCGGGGTCGTACTGGTAGCCCCCGCCGTAGCCCAGGTCTTTCATGAGCCGGGTGGGCGCGTTGAGGATGTGCGCCGGCGGGGTGAGGGATCCGGTCTGCCTGGCCAGCTTCTGCGCCTGCCCGAAACCGCGGTAGACGGCCACGGACTTCGGCGCGGTCGCCACGTAGACCACCGCCTGGGCGATCGCCAGCTCACCCTCCGGTGACCCCAGCCGCTCGTAGACGTCCCATGCGGCCAGCGCCTGCTGAACGGCCTGCGGGTCGGCCATCCCGACGTCCTCGGTGGCGAAGCGCACCACCCGCCGGGCGAGGTACAGCGGATCCTCCCCGCCGTCGAGCATCCGCGCCAGCCAGTAGAGGGCCGCGTCCGGATCGGATCCGCGCATCGACTTGTGGAGCGCGGAGATGAGGTTGTAGTGCCCCTCCTGGGCCTTGTCGTACTGGGGCGCCCGCTTCTGCACCACCTCTGCCAGGGCCGCGGTGTCGATCGGGCGGTGCAGGGCGAAGAGCTGTTCGAGCATGTTCAGCAGGTAACGCCCGTCCCCGTCGGCCATCGCGATCAGCGAGTCCCGCGCGTCGCCGGAGATCTCCAGGCGGGCTCCGGCGAGCGCCTCGGCACGTTCGATGAGGGTGGACAGGGCCGTCTCGTCGAGGCGTCGCAGCACGTAGACCTGGCAGCGTGACAGCAGGGCGCCGTTGAGTTCGAAGCTCGGGTTCTCGGTGGTGGCCCCCACCAGGGTGATCGTGCCGTCCTCGACGTAGGGCAGGAAGGAGTCCTGCTGGGCGCGGTTGAACCGGTGCACCTCGTCGACGAAGAGCAGGGTGCCCTGGCCGGCCTCGCGGCGTCTGGCGGCCGCGGCGAAGACCTTGCGCAGGTCGCCCACTCCCGAGAAGGTCGCCGAGAGAGGTGCGAAGACCAGGTCGGTGGCATCGGCGAGCAGCCGGGCGATGGTGGTCTTCCCGCAGCCCGGAGGTCCCCACAGGATCATCGAGACCAGACGCCGCTCGGCCACCATCCGCCCGATCGGCGCATCGGCGGCCAGCAGATGGTCCTGTCCGACGACGTCATCCAGGGATGTGGGGCGCATCCGGTCGGCCAGTGGGCGCGAACTCTCATCGGGCTCGAACAGTGACGGCGCATCGGGATCCATGGCTCGGTCCTCCTCCCCGTTCCTCTCTGATCCTGGCACGCGGGCTCAATGGTCCTGGGCCGAATCAGCGGGGCGCCGCGGTGGAGCGACGGATCTCCAACCTCGGATCGAGCCGGTGCTTCTCGGTGACCGAGGGGAAGTCCTGGCTCTCGATCATCCGCATCACGACACCGGCGGCGATCCGCCCCTGCTCCCCGGCATGCTGGTCCACCGAGGTGAGCCCGGAGTGGGCGGCCGCCGCGGTGTTGTCGTGGCCGACCACCGAGACATCGCCGGGAACCTCCAGGCCGTGCGCCGACAGCGCCTCCAAAGCGCCCATCGCCAGCACGTCGTTGCCACAGAACAGTGCGGTGGGCAGGTCCTCGCCACTGATGAGCTTCTCCACCGCGATGCGGGCACCGCGTGCGCTGAACTCCGGGAAGAGCACTCTGCCCCGCAGGCCACGTGAGGCCATCGCCACCCGGAAGCCGTCGGCCCGTTCCTCGTAGGGAATGTCGGCCGGCATGGCCAGGTGGACGATGTCGCGATGTCCGAGCCGCACCAGATGATCGACCGCCAGCTCCGAGCTGAGCCGGTCGTCGCTGTAGACCCAGGAGACGCCGTCCATCTCGATCTGACGGGTGATCGCGACCACCGGGATCGAGCTGACCGCGGCCCCCAACGCCGACGTCGAGCCCGCGTAGCCGACCACGACCAGGCCGTCGGGGCGCAGGGTGACCAGGTTGCGCAAGCTGCGGTCCTCCTCGGCGGGGGTGAAGCCGCCCTGCATGACGACGACGCTGTGGCCCAGTGGCGCGAGTTGCGCTGCGAGGTTCTCGTAGACGTCGACGAAGACGAGGTTGGCCAGCGACTGTGCGAGGAAACCGATCACATACCTCGACCTGTTGCCGGCCAGCGAGGTGGCGACGCCGTTGTCGAGGTAGCCGAGCTCGGCCGCCGCCTTCAGGACCCTCTCGCGCTTCGCCTCGGAGACGTGGCTGGATCCCTGCATCACCAGGGAGACCAGGGGACGCGACACGCCTGCACGGCGCGCCACATCGGCCTGGGTGACGTAGCGCCGGCGTCCGGTGGGGCTCATCAGGAGTTCCGGGCGCCATGACGGGTGTTCACGGACGCCGACGCTACATGGTCTGGCCGGGTCAGTCAGGCGATCTCGACCGGATGGCCCTCCGCCGAGGACTTCTGGGCCGCGGAGATGACCTTCATGGTGCCGATCGCGTCGCTGAACGGGTTGGTGACCTTCTCGCCCCTGACGACGGCCTTGACGAACTCCTGGATCTCGGCCATGAAGGCCTCGGCGTAGCCCGTGCCGACACCGCGTCCGGGCATCGCCGCGGTGGTGCCGAAGTAGGGGAAGTCCGGGCCGGCGACGATCGTGCGAGCACCGTCGAATCCGGGCTTGGCCTCGCCGCTCTCGTAGACCACGAGCTGGTCCATGTTCGCCGAGGAGAACTCGGCGTAGCCCTTGGTGCCGTGCACCTCGATGCCCAGGTCGTTGGGGACGCCGCAGGCGATCCGCGACAGGGTGACATTGCCCACCGCTCCCGAGGCCGTCTTGACCGAGAGGTTGGCGATGTCGTCGTTGTCGACCGGGCCGCGCTCGGTCGCCGACGCCTTGATGGAGTGGCCGATGCCGCCTGCGGGCATCGGACGCTCGGTGATGACGGTGGTCAGCTGGGCGCTGGTGACCTCGGCGATGTCCCCGACGACGTAGCGCACGGTGTCAAGGGTGTGGGCGCCGATATCGGCGACCGCGCCGCCGCCGGACTGCTTCTGGATGTAGCGCCAGGAGCGGGGCTCCTCCAGGCTGGCGCCGTAGTCGGCGTAGTAGTAGGCGCGGAACCATTCGATGTCGCCCAGGGTGCCGTCGGCGACCAGCTCGTGGAGCGCGGCCAGGGCGGGGATCCTGCGGAATGAGAATCCGACGGCGTTGACGACGCCGGCCTCCTCGGCGGCCCTGACGATGATCTCGGCCTCGGCGGCGTCCAGCCCGAGGGGCTTCTCGCAGAAGATGTGCTTGCCGGCGGCGACCACCTTGGGCACCACGTCGACGTACATCCGGTTGGGCAGGGCCATGCTCACCGCATCGATCTCCGGATCGTCCAGGACGGTCTGGATGTCGGTGGCGGTGTGCAGGAAGCCGTACTTGCCGGCCACCTGCTCGGCCAGTTCCTGGTTGGGGTCGACGACGGTGTGCAGGACGACCTTGACGCCGTTGAGCTCGTCGTCCATCTGGGCGTTCTGGTACCCGTAGGCGTGCGACTGGCCGGCGTAGGCTGCCGGTACATGACGTCATACCACGGCCTGGTGCAGGTGGGTCAGGTGCGCCCCGGCGACTGGGTCGCGGTCTACGGAGCCGGCGGCATCGGGCTCGCGGCGGTGCAGATCGCCGCCGGTGTCGGGGCGCTGCCCGTGGTCGTCGCAAGGCATGACGACAAGCTCGAGCTGGCCCGCAAGGTCGGCGCGGCAGCGGTGATCAACGGCACGAGGACCAACCCGGTGGAGGCCGTCAAGGAGGTCACCGGTGGCGGCGCCGATCTGACGGTCGACGCCGTGGGCGCCCGCGAGACCATGCTCAACGGCATCAACTCGCTGCGTCCCGGCGGCACCCACGTCCAGATCGGCATGCTGTCCCAGGGCCCCGAGGGAGAGGTGCCGCTGACCGTCGACCCGCTCATCATCAACGAGATCAGCCTCAAGGGCTCGTGGGGCATGCCCGCCGTCGAATTCCCGAAGCTCCTGGCCCAGGTGGCCGCCGGAAAGCTCAGTCCGGGAGCGCTGGTGACCGGGGAAATCCCGCTGTCGAGGGTCAACGAGCCGCTGGACGCCATGACCTCGTTCAACACCCTGGGCATCAAGGTGATCACCAACTTCGCGAACTGAGCCGAGCGGCTCACTCGTGAGCGCTGATCCTCCCCAGCGCCTCTTCCAGCACGTCCGGCTCGTGCCACAGCGGAAGCCGCAGCATCGTGCGCTGACCGTCGTGGGGTGAGAAGCTCGGTCCGGGCGCCAGCCTCACCTTCGCGCGTTTCGCCGCCTCCGCCAGGGCCAGGACGTCTCCCCCGGAGTCGATCCACAACCCGGTACCGCCGCGCACCGACTCCCATCTCCATCCCGGGAAGACCTCTCGCACGACCCTCACCGTGCTGCTCAGCCGCGATGCGAGCATGCGGCGCCGCTCCTTGCGCGCCTCCTCGGCCCGTCCCAGGAGCCGTGTGGCCAGCAGCTGGCTCATCACCGAGGTCGCCAGGTCCTCGGCCTTGCGCAGCTCCAGGATCCCCCGGATCCGGCTCCGCCCGGCCCGGATCCAACCGACTCGCAGACCGCCCCAGAACAACTTCGACAGGGAACCGATCATCACCAGGAGGTCGTCGTCGACGTGCCCTGCCAGGGTCCGTGCCACTCCCCCGCCCCTGGTGAGGTCGTAGGAGCAGCAGTCCTCGATCACCGGCACCTCCGCCTCCACCGCACGCGCGCCGATCTCGGCCCGGTGGTCGTGGTCCGTCGTGGTTCCGGTCGGATTGTGGATACCGGTCTGGCAGTACAGCACCGCGGGTCGCCGGTCCAGCGCATGCCCGAGCAGGTTCAGATCCATTCCACCGGGGCCGACGGGCACACCCTGCACTCTGGCCCCGAGCAGCCGCAGCGCCTCCAGACCCCCGCGATAGGTCGGGTCCTCGACGATCGCCAGGTCACCCGGAGAGACCAGGGCGCGCAGCGCCAGATACGTGGCCTGCTGGGCCCCGTTGGTGACCAGTACCTGCTGCGGAACGGTGCGGACCCCGTCACGGGTGAGCCGGTCGGCGATCGCCTGGCGCAGCACCGGCAGTCCGGCCGGGAAATAGCCGTCAGTGTCCAGATAGGCGTCCAGCCCCGACACTCCGGCAGTCAGCACCTGCCTGGCCACCTCGGAGGCCGGGAGCGCACCCGTCGACAGGTCGATGACGCCGGGGGCCGAGTGGGTGAAGGAGAACAGCCGTCCGTCCGTGGCGGGTGCCGCGCGCCCGGAGCGCACCCGCGTCCCCGATCCCACCGTCGACGCCAGATAGCCGCGTGCCTCCAGATCTGCGAAGGCGGCCCCCACCGTGCCGCGCGAGACCCCGAGCGCCGCAGCGCAGTCCCGCTGGGCGGGCAGGACGCTGCCGGCCGGGGCGAAGCCGGCGTCGATCAGTTCCAGCAGCCCGGCGGCCAGCGCCTCGGGCAGCAACCGCCCGGGCTGAGCCCAGTCGCCGAGCATCCGGCTGAGCTCGGCGGCGTCCATCTTCGCGGGCATGACGTCGAGTATTGCCGACAACAGCCCCTGACCGGGCCACTTGTGCCGAATTGGCCCAGTACATCCGCGCGTCCGCTTCTACGGTCGGCTCAACGACCACGAAGGAGTGCGCCATGACCACTGTTGCCCTGCTGGGGACTCTTGACACGAAGGGGGATGAATTCAGGTGGCTGAGCGACCGGCTCCGTGACGACGGGGTGGACGTCGTCCTCATCGACGTCGGCTCCTTCTCGACGAGCCCGCTCGCCGACGTCACATCCGATCAGGTGATCGCCGCCGCCGGGGCCGACGCCTCACAACTGCGTCGGCGCCGTGACCGCGGCGAGATGATGGCGGTGATGGGACACGGCGCGGCAGCCATCGTCGGAGACCTCGCCGACTCCGGGAGAATCCACGGCTTCATGTCCATCGGCGGGTCCGGCGGTTCGTCCGTGGCGGCCCCGGCCATGCAGGCCGTACCGGTCGGCTTCCCGAAGCTTCTGGTCTCCACGATGGCCTCGGGAGATGTGAAGCCCTACGTCGGAGAGTCCGACGTCGCCATCATGTACTCGGTGGTCGACGTCGCCGGGATCAACTCGATCTCCACCATGGTGCTCGGGAACGCCGCGGCGGCGATCACCGGCATGGCCAGGTCCTACGAGGCCCGCCTGGCCGCCGACGAGGCCGATCACAAGCCACTGGTCGGGGTGACGATGTTCGGTCTGACGACGCCTGCCGCCGACGAGGCGCGCAGGACACTGAGTGAGCTGGGCTACGAGGTGCTGGTCTTCCACGCCACCGGTGCCGGCGGCCTGGCGATGGAGAAGCTGGTGGACTCCGACCTGCTGGCCGGCGTCTGCGACCTCACCACCACCGAGCTGGCCGATGATCTGGTCGGCGGCGTGCTGACCGCCGGACCCCACCGGATGGAGGCCGCCGGAGCCAGAGGCGTCCCCCAGGTGGTCAGCGTTGGCGCTCTCGACATGGTGAATTTCGGGCCGCGTGAGACCGTGCCCGAGAAGTTCGACAGCCGGAACCTCTATGTCCACAACCCCACGGTCACCCTGATGCGCACCACTCCCGAGGAGATGGCTGAACTCGGCCACCGGATCGTCCGCAAGCTGAGAGCGGCACGCGGGCCGGCGCAGCTGTTCATCCCGCTGCGCGGGGTGAGCGGCATCGACGTCGACGGTCAGCCGTTCCGCGACGGGCAAGCCGACGAGGCCCTGTTCGCCGCGTTGCGCGAAGGGCTGGCCGAAAGCCCGGTCGTGATCACCGAGATCGATCTGGCCGTCAACGACCCCGGATTCGGGCGGGCGATGGCCGAGGCCCTTCACACCGAGATCTCACATCGGCAGATCACGGGAAACTGATTCTCAATCCAACTGACAAGGAGAAATGCAATGTCACGTCAAGAGATTCTCGATCGTTTCCGCGCCCAGGTGGCCGCCGGGACGCCGATCGTCGGCGGCGGCGCCGGCACCGGCATCACGGCGAAGTCCGCTGAGGCCGGCGGGATCGACCTGCTGGTCATCTACAACTCGGGGCGCTTCCGGATGGCCGGGCGCGGGTCCCTGTCCGGCCTGCTGGCCTACGGCGACGCCAACGAGATCGTCATGGACATGGCGCGCGAGGTGCTTCCGGTCGTCAATCACACCCCCGTGCTGGCCGGCGTGAACGGCACCGATCCGTTCCGCGACATGCCGCGGTTCCTGACTCAGGTCAAGGACGCCGGATTCGCCGGGGTGCAGAACTTCCCCACCGTCGGGCTGATCGACGGCGTCTTCAGGGCGAACCTGGAGGAGACCGGGATGGGATACGGCCTGGAGATCGACATGATCAGGGCGGCCCGGGAGCTGAATCTGCTCACCTCTCCGTACGTCTTCGACACCGATCAGGCCAAGGACATGGCCCGTGCCGGGGCCGACATCCTGGTGCCGCACATGGGCCTGACGACGTCGGGCACCATCGGCGCACAGACGGCGCTGACCATCGAGGAAGCCGCGGTCAAGGTGCAGGAGCTGGCCGACGCCGCCAAGTCGGTGAATCCGGACATCCTGTGCCTGTGTCACGGCGGGCCGATCGCCAACCCCGAGGATGCCCAGTACGTGCTCGACCACACCGACGGCATCGTCGGCTTCTACGGCGCCTCGTCGATCGAGCGGTTCCCCGCCGAGACCGGCATCAAGAAGCAGACCGAGGACTTCAAGGCCATCACCTTCAGGAAGAGTTGAGCAGCATCCCGGGGACGCCCCGGAGCATTGTCGGATCGGTGCTCGTAGACGAGCACCGATCCGACAATGCTCGACCGGGCACCTTCAGATGACGGCGCCCGGCATGGCCCTCAGCAGGTCCGGCATCATTCGCGCTATCACTCCACCGTGAAGCGGACGCCCCACATCTCATAGCTGTTGAGACCGGGAGCCTCCAGCGGCTCGAACCCTGCGCGCGTCACCATTGCCTGGCTGGGCAGATTCCCCGGATGGATCTTCCCCTCCAGAAGGATCTCCGACTTCCCGGACTCGCGACACATCTCCACCGCCGTCTCGCGGATCTGGAGCATCAGCGCATCGGCCATGCGGCCGCCCTTGCCGCGGTGATCCAGATCGATCGCTGCGCTGGCGATGAAGACGTGGCAGTCATTCTCGCGTGCGGTCACTTCGAGTCGAGCGACGGCCACGACGTCCTCACCACAGCGTCCGAGCAGCACCAGGTGCCCCGCTTTCAGCTTGGGACTGTTTCGCAGGTACGACTGGACATCCCACTCCCAAGGCCTGGGGTGCACCAGAAGTCGTCCCGACGACGACCGCGGACGGTCCGCCGTGCAGCGGAATCTCTGGAGGCATCTGAGGTCGCGACTGTTGACGATCTGGCTCCACACCACCCCAGCGCCCTTCATCGACTCCCCCTCATCCGACTCTCGAGGTCACTCCCCCAGACTGCCGGAAATCATCTCCGCGTAGTGCGCTGCCGCCTCTTCCTCACTCGGTGGCTCCGGGAAGTCCATCTCGTCGACATCGATGTCCAGAACGTCGGCCAGGAGTTGCGGATCCGCATTGCCGGCCTCGACCTGATCGGTGAGCGCCGCCACCAGGTCCGCCGGCCAGCGGCGCACAGCAGCCTCCTGCTTGCGCTCGCTGATCGCCGAGGCCCCGGCGAATCCGTCACCGATGGCTTGCGCCCCGGCCCGAAGCAGCTTCGGTGTCGAGAGCTCCAGCGCTTCCTGGATATCCGGCGACACGTCCTGGTGAAGATAGGCGAGACGGTTCCTCAGCGCGGGAGTCGACACACCGGTCTCCCAGACGAACCGTGCGAGACCCTCGACGCTCGTGGCCTCCGACGCCATCTTGAGTACCACGTCCCTGGGCAGCAGCAGATCGGCGGCGAATGCGTCAGCGGCGTCCTCCTGCTCCTTCTCCTGCTCTTCGCGCGCCGCGGCGTCGTCGAGGTGGTGGCTCAGAACCAGATGACCGAGCTCGTGGGCCAGCGACCAGTTGCTGCGGAACCACCATTGGTCGGTGGCGAGGACGATCACGTTGCGTGGCCCGATCGTCAGCGAGTAGTCCGTCGACAGACGCGGAACCCTGACGACGTCGACCCCCAGGCTGATCTCGATCCGCTTGGAGAAGTCCCGCACGAACCCATCCCCGAGCAGGTCACGAACCGCGGCGGGATCGCGAGAGAGGCTTGGGCTCGCCGGGATCCCGTCCGGGAAGGCCTCCCCATAGACACGGGCCACGAGCTTGACGATCGGCTCGTCGTCCCGAGCTCCACGGTTGAACCGCTCCCGGGTGACCCGATCGAAGGCGTGGCGCGCCGCGACCCTCAGCGCGAACGGATCGGGCTGCCCGGTGACAAGCCAGTGAAGGCTCAGCCCCAGGACCCCGCCGATCTCGGTGAGTTCCGCCGCGGAGAAGCCGCGCTTCGCATTCATCGCCCTCGACATGGCGTCGGCAGGCATGCCGACCCGACGCGCCAGCTCGCCCTGGCTCATTCCGGCCGGCAGGGCGCTGCGGATACGATCTCCGATCGCCTTCAGCTGCTCGTCCATAGACCAAGCCTACGGGACCGTTGGGAAAATCCCAATACACGCCGCGGGCTCCACCCACCGCCTCGAGGCATTGTCGAGTTGATGCTGAATGACCAGCATCAACTCGACAGAGCTCCGGGCCACGGACTCCATCTCTGCGGCAGACTGGCGCCATGACCGACATCAGGTGGGGAATCCTGGCCACGGGCGGCATCGCCCACATGTTCACCTCGGATCTTCGGACCGCAGGGCTCGACGTCGCCGCCGTCGGATCCCGGTCCCAGGCCTCCGCCGACTCCTTCGCACACGAGTTCGAGATCCCACGCGCCTACGACTCCTATGAGTCCCTGGTCGCCGACCCCGACGTCGACATCGTCTACGTCGCCAGTCCGCACGCCTTCCACGCCGAGCACGCCGCTCTGGCGTTGAACGCCGGCAAGCACGTCCTGGTCGAGAAGGCCCTCACCCTCACCCAGCCCCAGGCCGCCACTCTCCGGGACTTGGCCGCCCAGAAGAACCTCCTTCTCATGGAAGCCATGTGGACCAGGTACCTCCCGGTCATGATCCGCGTCCACGCACTCATCAGATCCGGCGCCCTGGGCGAGGTCCGCTCAGTCATAGCCGACCACACCCAGGCCCTTCCCACAGACCCATCGCACCGGCTCAACGCACTGGAGCTGGGCGGTGGGGCACTGCTGGATCTGGGCGTCTACCCCGTCTCCTTCGCCCACGACATCCTCGGCGCCCCCGAGACGATCACCGCCACGGGGCGTCTCGGCGATACCGGCGCCGACACCGAGGTGGTCGTGACCATGACCCACGCCGGCGAGGCGATCTCCACCAGCATCTCGTCGTCGCGGACCGCCGGCCCCAACGAGGCACACATCCTGGGCACCGAGGCCCGTATCGACCTCGACCCGGTCTGGTACACCGCCACCACCTTCCGTCTGGTGGGCCGAGACGGCCACCTCATCGAGAGCTACGACACGCCGGTCGCGGGCCGCGGCATGCAGTACGAGGCCCTGGCTGCCGAGCAGTATCTGCGCGAGGGCCGCATCTCCAGCGAGCTCGAGCCGATCGACGAGTCGGTGGCGATCATGGGCACCCTCGACGAGATCAGGAGGCAGATCGGGGTTCGCTACCCAGGCGTCGACCGATGATCGCCTAGACCGACCGCAACCGGCCCAGCTGCTCGGCGTGCCGGGGCAGGTGAACCCGGGCGATGCCGTTCACCAGGTCGCCCGTCGTCCAGACGTCGTCGACGATCAGGTCATGACCGGAGATGATGAGGACGCGCACCGGCACCAGGGCGTCGGCATCACTGAGGAGGCTCGCCACCGAAAGCACCGTCCGGCTGGTCTGGCGGACCCGCTCGACGAGGCCATTCAGCGGATCGGAGCCGGCCCCCACCTCATCGATCAGCCGGTGCAGGTTCCAGTGGTCGAGGGATGCCCGATTGTCATAGACCGGACGCTGCCCGGAGGCGACGGCGAGCGCCACCGCGGCGATGCTGGCGTCGGCCAGGGCGACGTGCGCGATCTGCTCTGCTGCCGTCCACTCCCCCGGTTCCGGTTCCCCAAAACCGCCCGCCTCGGCCAGTGAGAGATAGTCGGCATACGCGGCCGTCAGTGCGCTTGTGTCCATCACTGGTCTCCCGGTCTCGCGGATCGTTGCTGGAATGGTAAGCCCGAAAGCGCTCGTGCAGGCTTCCCGCGCCCCACGATCCGGAATCCGGCGAGAGAGGGAGACGGATCTCCCGCTCAACGCGGGTATTCAGCCCCGGGGAGCCCGAAACCCTCGTTGAGCGGGAAATTCGTCTCTTCCCAGCGGGACCAGAGCCCCTGCACTGGCGTCACTGGATGAGCCCGCGCAGGAACTCCACCTGTTCGGGCCAGTGGTGCTCCCCACCGCCCTCGTGCTCGTTGAACGGGTAGACGACGATCTTCTTGCGCACCCTTCCCCCGGCGTCGACGACGCGATCCCCGTAGTGGTTGAAGGCGGCGAAGGCCATCGAGGGCGGGCAGGAGGCGTCCTCCAGACCCGTGGAGAACAGCGCCGGCGCACTTGCATGCTTCGCGAAGTTCACGCCGTCGACGTAGGACAGCGTGTCGAGGACGACGTCGACCATGTCGCGCTGGGTGCGCAGGTAGCGGTTCCACTCCTCAAAGGAGTTGCCATCGTTGAACCCGATGGCCCGTTCGAAATTGCACAGGAAGGGGGAAGTCCGGCATCACCGCCGTCAGCCCGTCAACGAGCCCGGCCACCGCCAGCGTCAACCCTCCGCCCTGGGATCCGCCGACCGCGCACACGCACGATTCGTCGACCTGAGGCAGCGACCGCAGCACGTCGACGGCGAGCACGGCGTCGGTGACCAGACGCCGGTAGTAGTAGTCCTTCGGCGACTCGATCCCGCGTGTCATGACGCCGGGGTAGGCCGGTGCGGAGCCGTGCGGGTCGGGCGTGGATCCGGCGTTCCAGCCTCCGCCCTGGCCGCGATTGTCCATCCGCAGGTAGGCGAATCCGGCCAGTGCCCAGCTGACGACCTGATGGGCGAGGCCGCGTCCGCCGTTGTAGCCGACATACTCGACGACGCCGGGCAGCGGCCCCTGTGCCCCGGCCGGGACGGTGAACCAGGCCCTGATCGGGTC harbors:
- a CDS encoding acetylxylan esterase — encoded protein: MCNFERAIGFNDGNSFEEWNRYLRTQRDMVDVVLDTLSYVDGVNFAKHASAPALFSTGLEDASCPPSMAFAAFNHYGDRVVDAGGRVRKKIVVYPFNEHEGGGEHHWPEQVEFLRGLIQ
- a CDS encoding Gfo/Idh/MocA family protein, whose protein sequence is MTDIRWGILATGGIAHMFTSDLRTAGLDVAAVGSRSQASADSFAHEFEIPRAYDSYESLVADPDVDIVYVASPHAFHAEHAALALNAGKHVLVEKALTLTQPQAATLRDLAAQKNLLLMEAMWTRYLPVMIRVHALIRSGALGEVRSVIADHTQALPTDPSHRLNALELGGGALLDLGVYPVSFAHDILGAPETITATGRLGDTGADTEVVVTMTHAGEAISTSISSSRTAGPNEAHILGTEARIDLDPVWYTATTFRLVGRDGHLIESYDTPVAGRGMQYEALAAEQYLREGRISSELEPIDESVAIMGTLDEIRRQIGVRYPGVDR
- a CDS encoding DinB family protein, yielding MDTSALTAAYADYLSLAEAGGFGEPEPGEWTAAEQIAHVALADASIAAVALAVASGQRPVYDNRASLDHWNLHRLIDEVGAGSDPLNGLVERVRQTSRTVLSVASLLSDADALVPVRVLIISGHDLIVDDVWTTGDLVNGIARVHLPRHAEQLGRLRSV
- a CDS encoding acetylxylan esterase, whose translation is MARVDMPLDAMREYRPQVREPEDFDKFWRVTIAESRAAGGDVTIRRVDTPMPVLDSYDVSPGFGGDPIRAWFTVPAGAQGPLPGVVEYVGYNGGRGLAHQVVSWALAGFAYLRMDNRGQGGGWNAGSTPDPHGSAPAYPGVMTRGIESPKDYYYRRLVTDAVLAVDVLRSLPQVDESCVCAVGGSQGGGLTLAVAGLVDGLTAVMPDFPLPVQFRTGHRVQRWQLL